The Nocardioides ginsengisegetis region GAGCCACCGCCCGGGTCACGGGGTCACGGTGACGACGATGTTCCGGGCGCTGACCACCGACCACGCCCTGCTGCCGGAGCTGCTCCGGGTCGACGGGCTCCCCATGAAGGCCCGCGAGCGGGCCGAGAAGTACGTCGCGTCGCTGGCGTAGGCACGAATCGTCGCCGGGCCGGTACACGATCCGGATCCTGAGCGTGCAGGGGGTTTTGCTACCGGTCCGTAACCCGGTGATCTAGGTTACTGATCGAGGAAGTCACCACGGACGACCTCCTCGCGTGCTAGCCCACGCTCGCAGCCCCTCGATGCCTGTGCAGGAGTGTCATGGCCGTCAACACCGACACCAGCTTCGTCGATCACCTCGCCCCCAACGTCGCGGTGCAGTTCCTCGACCGGGTCGCCAAGTCGCCCAACGCCGAGGCCTTCCGCTTCCCCCGGGGTGAGTCCTGGGAGTCGGTGACCTGGAAGGAGGCCGGCGACCGCGTCGAGCGTCTCGCCGCCGGCCTGCTCGCGCTCGGCATCGAGTCCGAGCAGCGCGTCGGCATCGCCTCCGGCACGCGCTACGAGTGGATCCTGGCCGACCTCGCGGTGATGTGCGCGGGGGCCGCCACCACGACGGTCTACCCCTCCACCAACGCCGAGGACACGGCGTACATCCTCAGTGACTCCGAGTGCCGCGTGGTCTTCGCCGAGGACGACGAGCAGATCGCCAAGCTCAAGGAGCGCAAGGCCGAGCTGCCGCACCTGCTGCGCGTGGTGACCTTCGACGGCACCACCGACGACAGCTGGGTCATCGACCTCGACCAGCTGGCCGAGCTGGGCGACGCCTACCTCGCCGAGCACGAGGGGATCATCGCCGCGATCGCCGAGAAGATCGCCCCCGACCAGCTCGCCACCCTGATCTACACCTCCGGCACCACCGGCCGCCCCAAGGGCGTGCGGCTGCGCCACAAGTCGTGGGTCTACGAGGGCGCCGCGATCGAGGTGCAGGACATCCTCCACGAGGACGACCTGCAGTTCCTGTGGCTGCCGATGGCCCACTCGTTCGGCAAGGTGCTGCTCTCCGCGCAGCTCGCCTGCGGCTTCGCCACCGCCATCGACGGCCGCGTCGACAAGATCGTGGAGAACCTCGGCATCGTGAAGCCGACCTTCATGGGCGCCGCGCCGCGCATCTTCGAGAAGGCCCACGGCCGGATCGTCACGATGACGCAGTCCGAGGGCGGCGCCAAGGAGAAGATCTTCACCCAGGCCTTCAAGGTCGGCCTCGCGGTCGACGAGCTCAAGCGCCAGGGCAAGTCGGTCCCGCTGCCGCTCAAGGTGCAGCACGCGCTCTTCGACAAGCTGGTCTTCAGCAAGGTCCGCGACCGCTTCGGTGGCCGGGTCCGCTTCTTCATCTCCGGTGCCGCGGCGCTCAACCGCGACATCGCCGAGTGGTTCCACGCCGCGGGCATCGTGATCCTCGAGGGCTACGGCCTCACCGAGTGCTCGGCCGGTGGCTTCGTGAACCACCCCGACGACTACAAGTTCGGCACCGTCGGCCCCGCGCTGCCGGGCAGCGAGGTCAAGCTCGGCGAGGGCGACGAGGTGCTGATCCGCGGCCCGCACGTCATGGACGGCTACCACAACCTCCCCGAGGAGACGGCCAAGACGCTCACCGAGGACGGCTGGCTGCACACCGGCGACAAGGGCAGCCTCGACGCCGACGGCTTCCTGACCATCACCGGCCGGATCAAGGACCTCTTCAAGACCTCCGGCGGCAAGTACATCGCCCCGTCGGCGATCGAGTCGAAGTTCAAGGCGGTCTGTCCCTACGCCAGCCAGTTCATGGTGTTCGGCAACGAGCGCAACTTCTGCGTCGCGCTGATCACCCTCGACCCCGACGCCATGGCCGGCTGGGCCGAGGAGAACGGCATGTCGGGGGCGTCGTACACCGACATCGTGCGGTCCGAGAAGGTCCACGCCCTGGTGAGCGGGTACGTCGACGACCTCAACGCCCGGCTCAACCGCTGGGAGACCATCAAGAAGTGGGAGATCCTCGACCACGACCTCACCATCGAGTCGGGCGAGCTGACCCCCTCGATGAAGGTCAAGCGCAACGTCGTCGAGGGCAACTACGGCGACAAGATCGCGGCGTTCTACAGCTGATCGTCCGTCACTGACTCATTCATCGGCGCCCCTTGCGCGGTCCACAGCGGCCGCACAGGGGGCGCCGGTGTCATGTCCGCATGAGCACCCACGACTCGCATGACGCCCCTGACCTCGAGGACCACGACGTCGGCCTCTCCCACGACCTGCCCCGGATCGTCGAGCGCCAGCGGCTCGGCCGCCGCGGCATGCTCGGCATCTTCGGGGGCCTCGGCGCGACGGCGGTGCTCGCCGGATGCTCGCTGGGGGGGGGGGGGGGGGGGGAGTGACCGCACGACGACGCTGACGTCCCCGGCCCCTACCCGGGTGACGGCTCCAACGGGCCGAACGTGCTCTCCGAGAGCGGCATCGTGCGCTCCGACATCACCTCCCCCTTCGGGGACGCCTCGGGCGTCGCGGAGGGCGTGCCGGTGACGGTGAAGCTCAAGGTCTACGACCTCAACGGCAGTGACGCGACGCCCCTGGCCGGTGCCGCGGTCTACCTGTGGCACTGCGACCGGGACGGCAACTACTCGATGTACTCCGCCGACGTGGCCGACGAGAACTACCTGCGCGGCGTCCAGGTCGCGGGCGCGGACGGCACGCTGGAGTTCACCAGCATCTTCCCGGCCTGCTACTCCGGCCGCTGGCAGCACATGCACTTCGCGGTCTACCCGTCCGTCGACGACGCCACGACGTACGCCAACAAGCTCCGCACCTCCCAGCTCGCGCTGCCCGAGGACGTCTGCAACGACGTCTGCGGGACCGCCTCGGGTTACGAGCAGTCGGCGAGCAACCTGGCGCAGATCAGCCTGTCGTCCGACGGCATCTTCAGCGACGGCTACTCCCTGCAGATGGCCTCGGTGACCGGGTCGGTCGACGAGGGCTACACGATCTCGCTCAACGTGCCGGTCTGACCGGGGCGTCCGGGTCGTCGCGGGCGGTTGCACCACCCGTCACTCGCGCACCACCGCCCGGGATCACCGGTGGACCGGCGATCCCGACCCGGGTGGGAGGATGGGTGGATGCCCCCCTCCGCCCTGCCCGCAGGTGATCCCGTCCCGGCCGACGGGTCGCTTCCCGAGGAGGCGCTGGCGCAGCTGGGCAGCCGGCCGTTCGGGTTCTACGTGCACGTGCCGTTCTGCACGGTCCGGTGCGGCTACTGCGACTTCAACACCTACACCGCCGAGGAGCTGGGCGGTCCCGGGGCGGCGCCGGGGGCGTCGCGCTCGACCTACGCCGAGGCCGCGATCGCGGAGGTACGCCGGGCCCGCCGGACGCTCGGCGACGTCGACCTCCCCGTGTCGACCGTCTTCTTCGGCGGCGGCACCCCGACGCTGCTGGCGCCGGCCGACCTGACGGCGGTCGTGGGGGCGATCCGTGACGAGTTCGGGCTGGTCGAGGGCGCCGAGGTGACCACCGAGTCCAACCCGGACAGCGTGGACCTCAAGGCACTCGACGACCTGCGGGCGGGTGGCATCAACCGGGTCAGCTTCGGGATGCAGTCGGCCGTCGAGCACGTCCTGGCCACCCTCGACCGCACCCACGACCCCAAGCGGGTCCCGGCGGTCGTGGAGTGGGCGCGGGCGGCCGGCTTCGACCAGATCAGCCTCGACCTGATCTACGGCACGCCGGGGGAGTCCCACGACGACTGGCGCACCAGCCTCGACGCGGCGCTTGCCTGCGAGCCGGACCACGTGTCGGCGTACGCGCTCATCGTCGAGGACGGCACCGCGTTCGCCCGGATGGTCCGGCGCGGCGAGGTGCCGATGCCCGACGACGACGACCTCGCCGACAAGTACCTCCTCGCCGACGAGGCGATGGAGAAGGCCGGGCTCGGGTGGTACGAGGTGTCCAACTGGTCGCGCGACGACGCGAGTCGCTGCGAGCACAACCGGCTCTACTGGCGCGGCGACGACTGGTGGGGCGCCGGCCCGGGCGCGCACTCCCATGTGGGTGGCACGCGCTGGTGGAACGTCAAGCACCCCGCGGCGTACGCCGACCGCCTGGCCGCGGGCGTCAGCCCCGGGCACGCGCGGGAGGTGCTGTCCGCGGAGGACCGGCGCGTGGAGCGGGTGCTGCTCGAGCTCCGGCTGCGGGAGGGCCTGCCGACCGACGTCCTCGACGACGCGGGTGCGGCGGCCGTGCCCGGGCTCGTCGAGCGCGGCCTGCTCGAGCGCGCCGGTGACCGGCTGGTCCTCACCACGACCGGCCGGCTGCTCGCCGACGCGGTCGTGCGGGACCTCCTGCCCTAGCTGACCAGCCGGATCGTCAGCGGGTAGCGGTAGAGCTCGCCGCGGCTGGACCGCACCGCGCCCACGATCGTGCAGATCAGCCACAGCAGGCCGACGGCGGGCAGCAGCAGGAAG contains the following coding sequences:
- a CDS encoding AMP-dependent synthetase/ligase, which codes for MAVNTDTSFVDHLAPNVAVQFLDRVAKSPNAEAFRFPRGESWESVTWKEAGDRVERLAAGLLALGIESEQRVGIASGTRYEWILADLAVMCAGAATTTVYPSTNAEDTAYILSDSECRVVFAEDDEQIAKLKERKAELPHLLRVVTFDGTTDDSWVIDLDQLAELGDAYLAEHEGIIAAIAEKIAPDQLATLIYTSGTTGRPKGVRLRHKSWVYEGAAIEVQDILHEDDLQFLWLPMAHSFGKVLLSAQLACGFATAIDGRVDKIVENLGIVKPTFMGAAPRIFEKAHGRIVTMTQSEGGAKEKIFTQAFKVGLAVDELKRQGKSVPLPLKVQHALFDKLVFSKVRDRFGGRVRFFISGAAALNRDIAEWFHAAGIVILEGYGLTECSAGGFVNHPDDYKFGTVGPALPGSEVKLGEGDEVLIRGPHVMDGYHNLPEETAKTLTEDGWLHTGDKGSLDADGFLTITGRIKDLFKTSGGKYIAPSAIESKFKAVCPYASQFMVFGNERNFCVALITLDPDAMAGWAEENGMSGASYTDIVRSEKVHALVSGYVDDLNARLNRWETIKKWEILDHDLTIESGELTPSMKVKRNVVEGNYGDKIAAFYS
- the hemW gene encoding radical SAM family heme chaperone HemW, giving the protein MPPSALPAGDPVPADGSLPEEALAQLGSRPFGFYVHVPFCTVRCGYCDFNTYTAEELGGPGAAPGASRSTYAEAAIAEVRRARRTLGDVDLPVSTVFFGGGTPTLLAPADLTAVVGAIRDEFGLVEGAEVTTESNPDSVDLKALDDLRAGGINRVSFGMQSAVEHVLATLDRTHDPKRVPAVVEWARAAGFDQISLDLIYGTPGESHDDWRTSLDAALACEPDHVSAYALIVEDGTAFARMVRRGEVPMPDDDDLADKYLLADEAMEKAGLGWYEVSNWSRDDASRCEHNRLYWRGDDWWGAGPGAHSHVGGTRWWNVKHPAAYADRLAAGVSPGHAREVLSAEDRRVERVLLELRLREGLPTDVLDDAGAAAVPGLVERGLLERAGDRLVLTTTGRLLADAVVRDLLP